In Thermospira aquatica, the following proteins share a genomic window:
- a CDS encoding cell division protein FtsQ/DivIB, giving the protein MVRRMGSVLVSVFFVALILGIHGFVYRLLVANQLLVIREVVVEGNHYLLEEEILHLTGLRPGMGIFDFSWDVVISRLTNRAYIRWAEGERVLPWRVKIKIEENLPVGVVVIGTNAFFIDREGNLMVSARAPQVPRIDVSYPLVLEKGRIQDEWLLSVVKYLGKLTNLERVERISLERKTGAHVWLRSMPTDIWVGHEVLNEEVWERIFALEQEITEKKLTFKTINLHKENAIGYQ; this is encoded by the coding sequence ATGGTTCGCCGGATGGGATCGGTGCTGGTGAGTGTTTTTTTTGTGGCGCTCATCCTGGGGATTCATGGGTTTGTGTACAGGTTGCTGGTGGCAAATCAGCTTCTTGTTATTCGTGAGGTGGTAGTGGAAGGCAACCACTATCTCTTGGAGGAGGAGATTCTCCATCTTACAGGGCTTCGTCCCGGGATGGGAATATTTGATTTTTCGTGGGATGTGGTGATATCCCGTCTCACAAACCGGGCTTATATTCGGTGGGCGGAGGGTGAGAGGGTTTTACCATGGCGGGTGAAAATAAAGATTGAGGAAAACTTACCCGTAGGGGTAGTGGTAATAGGAACGAACGCTTTTTTTATTGATAGAGAGGGGAATCTGATGGTTTCAGCCAGGGCTCCACAGGTTCCAAGGATTGATGTGTCTTATCCCCTTGTCCTGGAGAAAGGGAGGATTCAGGATGAGTGGCTACTTTCGGTGGTGAAGTACTTGGGAAAGCTTACCAACCTGGAACGTGTGGAGCGAATCTCTCTCGAGAGAAAAACAGGTGCCCATGTCTGGTTACGGAGTATGCCTACAGACATTTGGGTAGGGCATGAGGTACTGAATGAGGAAGTCTGGGAGAGGATTTTTGCCCTGGAGCAAGAGATAACAGAGAAGAAACTCACCTTTAAAACGATAAATTTGCATAAGGAGAACGCCATTGGCTACCAATAA
- a CDS encoding D-alanine--D-alanine ligase family protein — translation MEARLARFSGKRIGVLMGGDSSEREISLRSGENVFRALSHLGLQAIKVDIGSDPIAALRESPIDIAYIALHGSIGENGVIQALLELLHIPYTGSRVLGSALGMDKNATKRILRGCGLDVPLSLDGEGDIDRMLEKVKQNLSYPVVFKANCEGSSVGVELCENEETLRRVLEKNISQYPDYFIEQYIRGREMTIGVLGQYPDFTFLPILELRPKNAFYDFEAKYTKGMTEFVLPAPMDNAVREHIERQLVYAMRVMKVKGPLRFDFMFTGDNRAFFLEVNTSPGMTETSDIPAMAEAAGISREELVLRILESAE, via the coding sequence ATGGAAGCAAGGTTGGCGCGTTTTTCGGGAAAGCGGATTGGCGTACTTATGGGAGGCGATTCCTCTGAGAGAGAAATTTCTCTTCGTTCAGGGGAGAATGTGTTTCGCGCCCTGTCTCATCTCGGATTACAAGCTATCAAAGTGGATATTGGGAGTGATCCGATTGCTGCCCTTCGAGAAAGTCCTATAGATATTGCTTACATTGCTCTTCATGGTTCTATAGGAGAGAATGGGGTTATCCAGGCTCTCCTTGAGCTTTTGCATATCCCATATACAGGGAGTCGTGTTTTGGGCAGTGCTCTCGGTATGGATAAAAATGCCACCAAACGTATTTTGCGAGGATGTGGATTGGATGTTCCCCTTTCACTGGATGGGGAGGGGGATATTGATCGTATGCTTGAGAAAGTGAAGCAAAATCTTTCCTATCCCGTTGTTTTTAAGGCAAATTGTGAAGGTTCAAGTGTGGGGGTTGAGCTTTGTGAAAATGAAGAGACTCTTCGGAGAGTCTTGGAGAAAAATATCTCCCAATATCCAGATTACTTTATTGAGCAGTATATTCGTGGGAGAGAGATGACGATCGGTGTTCTGGGACAGTATCCAGATTTTACTTTTCTCCCCATTCTTGAACTGCGACCGAAAAATGCTTTTTATGATTTTGAGGCAAAATACACGAAGGGGATGACAGAATTTGTTCTTCCTGCTCCTATGGATAATGCGGTTCGAGAGCATATCGAGCGTCAGCTTGTTTATGCGATGCGTGTTATGAAGGTAAAAGGACCCTTGCGTTTTGATTTTATGTTTACTGGTGATAACCGTGCGTTTTTTCTGGAAGTGAATACGAGTCCAGGAATGACGGAAACAAGTGATATTCCTGCGATGGCAGAGGCAGCAGGGATATCCCGAGAGGAGTTGGTACTGAGAATTCTGGAAAGTGCGGAGTAG